A region from the Camelus ferus isolate YT-003-E chromosome 1, BCGSAC_Cfer_1.0, whole genome shotgun sequence genome encodes:
- the SMIM11A gene encoding small integral membrane protein 11A, which yields MNWKVLEHIPVLLYILAAKTLILCLAFAGVKIYQRKRLEAKQQKLEAEKKKQSEKKDD from the exons ATGAACTGGAAG GTTCTTGAGCACATACCTGTGCTGCTGTATATCTTGGCAGCCAAAACATTAATTCTCTGCCTGGCATTTGCCGGAGTCAAAATATACCAAAGGAAGAGATTGGAAGCAAAGCAGCAAAAACTGGAGGCTGAAAAGAAgaagcagtcagagaagaaagatgaCTAA
- the SMIM34A gene encoding small integral membrane protein 34A, translating to MEWDQGAPNQTQANAVLGNLLRDPTEGRNSTNSTRALKLLDGTSAAWYILTIIGIYGVILLFRLASDILRKNDKSLEDIYYSNLTSELKKKGFQNKCPSLTVSNKAVLQLNQASLEPTRGNIRPHTKIQGVP from the exons ATGGAAT GGGATCAGGGAGCCCCCAACCAGACCCAGGCCAACGCTGTTCTGGGGAACCTGCTGAGGGACCCCACGGAGGGGAGGAACAGCACCAACTCCACCAGGGCCCTGAAGCTTCTAGATGGGACCAGTGCCGCCTGGTACATCCTCACCATCATCGGCATCTACGGAGTGATTTTACTCTTCCGGTTGGCCAGCGACATCCTCAGAAAGAACGATAAGTCCTTGGAAGATATTTATTACTCAAATCTGACATCAGAACTCAAAAAGAAAGGGTTCCAGAACAAATGCCCTTCACTGACCGTTAGCAACAAAGCTGTCCTGCAGCTCAACCAGGCCAGCCTGGAACCCACGCGTGGAAACATCAGGCCTCATACCAAAATTCAAGGGGTCCCTTGA
- the FAM243A gene encoding protein FAM243A, which produces MPHFANPLLRNIIIRNLFGSIKRKQCLQYLKTLRTLQYDGFTTIYLGETDLPESLVTGEDFSDGYFMPTPTWCIVHAGGGQGWVPWKYRMFLRDELCVRQEDSLFFEFCDVVKKTYGKCVIVVKERRQQAELRPTEDKEWEAQAHVPSVINLTSIVCCPEVAKSYGHKLLSLPSPYNYLNPLDSAWSSLKWFIINNRKEFCLQSIDNVYSYQYILFSDLISKGIERINPSKWKTLTNKVRRWENYYLGKFS; this is translated from the coding sequence ATGCCTCACTTTGCAAACCCTCTTTTAAGAAACATCATTATCAGAAATCTATTTGGCAGCATCAAGAGGAAGCAATGTCTCCAATATTTGAAAACCCTGAGAACACTGCAGTATGATGGCTTTACAACCATATATCTTGGGGAAACTGATCTCCCTGAAAGTCTTGTAACTGGGGAAGATTTCAGCGACGGCTATTTCATGCCAACTCCGACGTGGTGTATTGTGCACGCCGGTGGTGGTCAAGGATGGGTGCCTTGGAAATATCGGATGTTCCTAAGGGATGAGTTATGCGTCAGACAGGAAGACAGCCTCTTCTTTGAGTTCTGTGATGTGGTGAAAAAGACCTATGGGAAGTGTGTCATTGTGGTCAAAGAGCGGAGGCAGCAGGCTGAGCTGAGGCCAACAGAAGACAAAGAGTGGGAGGCCCAAGCCCATGTCCCATCAGTCATCAACTTAACGAGCATCGTATGTTGCCCTGAGGTGGCCAAGTCCTATGGCCATAAACtactctccctgccttccccttaCAATTATCTGAACCCTTTAGACTCTGCCTGGTCTTCTCTGAAATGGTTTATCATCAATAACAGAAAGGAGTTTTGTTTGCAGTCCATTGACAATGTGTATTCTTACCAGTATATACTCTTCAGTGATTTAATTAGCAAAGGGATTGAAAGGATAAACCCAAGCAAATGGAAAACACTGACTAACAAAGTGCGAAGATGGGAGAACTACTATCTTGGTAAATTTTCCTAA